From a single Microbacterium murale genomic region:
- a CDS encoding serine protein kinase RIO, with the protein MNDPFASFDASLSFDELPYTELSFADVEPGDGQRWSTWPAITPSERGPEPWPAWVVTSAGALDTELGILKTGKEADVFLIERAVPDDPAQRTLLAAKRYRSEEHRSFHRSTAYTEGRRVQNSRDARALAKKSTFGREVAAAEWSFAEFNALSRMWELGAPVPYPVQVSGTEVLMEFIGTEATAAPRLAQERGDRRALADYYAQIVDIMRIFAAAGFAHGDLSPYNLLVHEGRVRVIDLPQIVDIIANPQGLDLLHRDCVNVCDWFTRHRVACDAEGLFAELVASSYA; encoded by the coding sequence GTGAATGATCCTTTCGCGTCGTTCGACGCATCCCTCTCCTTCGACGAACTCCCCTATACCGAACTCTCCTTCGCCGACGTCGAACCCGGCGACGGCCAGCGCTGGTCGACGTGGCCGGCCATCACCCCTTCCGAACGCGGTCCCGAGCCGTGGCCCGCATGGGTCGTGACCTCGGCTGGCGCGCTCGACACCGAACTCGGCATCCTCAAGACCGGCAAAGAGGCCGACGTGTTCCTGATCGAGCGCGCTGTGCCGGATGATCCGGCGCAGCGCACGCTGCTGGCGGCGAAGCGCTACCGGAGCGAGGAGCACCGCAGCTTCCACCGATCGACGGCGTACACCGAGGGTCGTCGGGTGCAGAACTCTCGTGACGCGCGTGCCCTCGCGAAGAAGTCCACCTTCGGGCGGGAGGTCGCCGCGGCCGAATGGTCGTTCGCCGAGTTCAATGCGCTGAGCCGGATGTGGGAGCTCGGCGCTCCTGTGCCCTACCCCGTGCAGGTCAGCGGCACGGAGGTGCTGATGGAATTCATCGGAACGGAGGCCACAGCAGCGCCCCGACTCGCACAGGAGCGCGGCGACCGTCGGGCTCTCGCCGACTACTACGCCCAGATCGTCGACATCATGCGCATCTTCGCGGCAGCAGGGTTCGCCCACGGCGACCTCTCCCCGTACAACCTCCTCGTTCACGAGGGGCGGGTGCGCGTGATCGACCTGCCGCAGATCGTCGACATCATCGCGAACCCGCAGGGCCTCGACCTGCTGCATCGGGACTGCGTGAACGTCTGCGACTGGTTCACGAGGCACCGGGTGGCGTGTGATGCGGAGGGGCTGTTCGCCGAACTGGTGGCGTCGTCGTACGCGTGA
- a CDS encoding MFS transporter, whose product MSASTPKAEDIERPARSRGVLAWALWDWGSAAFNAVVTTFVFSTFLASQLFVDPEIVAAAAGDAKDPTLVAALAGNASLVGWALAIAGVLIAVLAPVLGQRSDGTGRRKLWLGINTGIVVLAMAAMVFVVGAPEYLILGATLLAVGNIFFEFAGVNYNAMLVQVSTKENMGRVSGFGWGMGYVGGIVLLVILLVGFIGLVSSPGPLGITTDGGLHIRLAVLASAVWFGVFAIPVLLRVPEIPARERQNRVGFFRSYAILGGTIAKLWRGNRQVLMFLLASAVFRDGLAGVFTFGAIIAAQVFGFSSSQVLYFAVAANVVAGISTIIAGRLDDAFGPKRVIMTSLIGLVVAGTAVLFIGDAQVGFWIAGLILCMFVGPVQSASRSMLARITPEGREGEIFGLYATTGRAVSFLAPTLFALFVGLSGDTRLGILGIVLVLLVGLVLMIPVKAKQAVIE is encoded by the coding sequence ATGAGCGCTTCCACACCGAAGGCCGAAGACATCGAACGCCCCGCCCGCAGTCGCGGTGTTCTCGCCTGGGCGCTGTGGGACTGGGGATCCGCCGCATTCAACGCGGTCGTCACGACCTTCGTGTTCAGCACGTTCCTGGCGAGCCAGTTGTTCGTCGATCCCGAGATCGTGGCGGCTGCTGCTGGAGATGCGAAAGACCCGACACTCGTGGCTGCGCTCGCGGGGAACGCCAGCCTGGTCGGCTGGGCACTCGCGATCGCCGGGGTCCTCATCGCCGTGCTCGCCCCGGTCCTGGGCCAGCGTTCCGACGGAACCGGACGCCGCAAGCTCTGGCTCGGCATCAACACGGGCATCGTTGTACTCGCCATGGCAGCGATGGTCTTCGTCGTCGGCGCTCCCGAATACCTCATCCTCGGCGCGACCCTGCTCGCCGTCGGCAACATATTCTTCGAGTTCGCGGGAGTCAACTACAACGCCATGCTCGTGCAGGTCTCCACGAAGGAGAACATGGGCCGGGTCTCCGGTTTCGGCTGGGGCATGGGATACGTCGGCGGCATCGTGCTGCTGGTCATTCTGCTCGTCGGCTTCATCGGTCTGGTCTCGAGCCCGGGCCCGCTCGGGATCACGACGGACGGTGGCCTTCACATCCGTCTCGCGGTACTCGCCTCCGCCGTCTGGTTCGGCGTCTTCGCCATTCCGGTGCTGCTGCGCGTACCGGAGATCCCTGCCCGTGAGCGACAGAATCGAGTGGGGTTCTTCCGCTCGTACGCAATCCTCGGTGGCACGATCGCGAAGCTGTGGCGAGGGAATCGGCAGGTGCTCATGTTCCTGCTCGCGAGCGCAGTCTTCCGCGACGGACTTGCCGGTGTCTTCACCTTCGGCGCGATCATCGCCGCACAGGTCTTCGGTTTCTCCAGCTCGCAGGTGCTCTACTTCGCCGTCGCCGCCAACGTGGTCGCGGGTATCAGCACGATCATCGCCGGCCGCCTCGACGATGCGTTCGGTCCTAAGCGAGTGATCATGACCTCCCTCATCGGACTCGTCGTCGCCGGCACCGCCGTGCTGTTCATCGGCGACGCGCAGGTGGGCTTCTGGATCGCCGGACTCATCCTGTGCATGTTCGTCGGACCCGTGCAGTCCGCGAGCCGGTCGATGCTCGCGCGCATCACTCCGGAAGGACGTGAGGGCGAGATCTTCGGACTGTACGCGACCACGGGCCGCGCTGTGTCATTCCTCGCCCCGACCCTGTTCGCCCTGTTCGTCGGCCTCAGCGGTGACACCCGCCTCGGCATACTCGGCATCGTGCTCGTCCTGCTCGTCGGACTGGTGCTGATGATCCCGGTCAAGGCGAAGCAAGCCGTCATCGAATAG
- a CDS encoding MarR family winged helix-turn-helix transcriptional regulator produces the protein MSTDNPDPAEIIAQALSRLRGRRPHGPGRGGPHGMRGDFTGDHHGHGHGLGEHPPLGRRGIVPPPWAGGPGGRLGGPAWMRMLEALATASEPLSVSALGEAVGVDQPRASRLVQQGVQRGLVQREADPDDARRTRIALTDAGRKIARGMRGERREVLTKALESFTEEESRELARLLSKLADNWGS, from the coding sequence GTGAGCACTGACAATCCCGATCCGGCCGAGATCATCGCGCAAGCTCTGTCGCGCCTGCGCGGACGGCGACCGCACGGCCCAGGGCGCGGCGGCCCGCATGGGATGCGCGGCGATTTCACGGGGGACCACCACGGGCATGGCCATGGGCTCGGCGAACACCCGCCGCTCGGCCGCCGCGGGATCGTGCCTCCGCCGTGGGCCGGCGGACCTGGCGGGCGCCTGGGAGGACCGGCGTGGATGCGGATGCTGGAGGCCCTGGCCACAGCATCCGAACCGCTGAGCGTCAGCGCACTCGGCGAGGCCGTCGGCGTCGATCAGCCGCGCGCCTCACGACTCGTGCAGCAGGGCGTTCAACGCGGACTCGTGCAGCGGGAGGCCGACCCCGACGACGCACGGCGCACGCGCATCGCCCTCACGGACGCCGGTCGGAAGATCGCTCGCGGCATGCGCGGCGAGCGGCGCGAGGTGCTGACGAAGGCTCTCGAGTCGTTCACCGAAGAGGAGAGCCGCGAGCTCGCCAGGCTGCTGAGCAAGCTCGCCGACAACTGGGGGAGTTGA
- a CDS encoding MarR family winged helix-turn-helix transcriptional regulator, producing MNTINTDETSRPFGFWLKAVDRLMAVEFANAFESEGITRREWRLLNVIDGTMPAGRPKSDRPLPAHKLTRLIELGWVTDAEGTWTLTDEGRTAKERLGSIVDGIRAKVTDAVPADDLATTTVTLEQLARAFGWDEETPLPRGRGRRGFGPFGFGGPREFGPDGFGPDGFGPDGFGPHGFGPHGFGPRRFGPHGFDTHGFRQRHFDHEGHGAPERDRHEHSQHGEHPFSHDADRGHRGGRQVHEGHGHRGHGRGRAHFAHFVQGSYERGFDAGFTRGRDAQ from the coding sequence ATGAACACCATCAACACCGATGAGACATCCCGCCCATTCGGATTCTGGCTCAAGGCCGTCGACCGCCTCATGGCGGTGGAGTTCGCCAACGCTTTCGAGTCCGAGGGCATCACGCGCCGCGAATGGCGCCTCTTGAACGTCATCGACGGCACGATGCCGGCCGGCCGGCCGAAGAGCGATCGTCCGCTGCCCGCACATAAGCTGACGCGGCTGATCGAGCTCGGCTGGGTGACGGATGCCGAAGGCACCTGGACCCTGACCGACGAAGGCCGCACAGCCAAGGAGCGCCTCGGCAGCATCGTCGACGGCATCCGCGCGAAGGTCACCGACGCCGTTCCCGCCGACGACCTCGCCACCACCACGGTCACGCTCGAGCAGCTTGCCCGCGCGTTCGGCTGGGACGAGGAGACGCCGCTCCCACGCGGACGCGGACGCCGCGGCTTCGGCCCATTCGGTTTCGGCGGACCCCGCGAGTTCGGACCGGACGGCTTCGGGCCGGACGGCTTCGGGCCGGACGGCTTCGGACCGCACGGCTTCGGACCGCACGGCTTCGGCCCTCGCCGATTCGGACCCCACGGGTTCGACACGCACGGCTTCCGTCAGCGGCATTTCGACCACGAGGGCCACGGCGCTCCCGAGCGCGACCGGCACGAGCACAGCCAGCACGGCGAACATCCGTTCAGCCACGACGCCGACCGCGGACACCGCGGCGGCCGCCAAGTCCACGAGGGTCACGGGCACCGAGGCCACGGCCGCGGTCGTGCGCACTTCGCACACTTCGTGCAGGGCTCCTACGAGCGCGGCTTCGACGCCGGATTCACCCGCGGCCGCGATGCGCAGTGA
- a CDS encoding TetR/AcrR family transcriptional regulator — translation MAEKLVQDGRRARGDATRRVVLSSATDLASVEGLDGLTIGRLAGSSGHSKSSIATLFGSKEALQLATIAAAREIFIDRIITPAREEPRGLPRLVALLRGAMAYSRDRVFPGGCFFAATAADVDSKPGAVSDAVRAASTDWYNYIEAQVRFAADAGELAIDEVGAEVLAFHLIALYEESNSRSLLMDDDRPYVLAAAAMTERLIAAGAARDLVVALEK, via the coding sequence ATGGCGGAGAAACTCGTTCAGGATGGGCGGCGCGCACGCGGCGACGCGACGAGGCGCGTCGTCTTGTCCAGTGCGACCGACCTCGCCTCCGTCGAGGGGCTCGACGGCTTGACGATCGGGCGTCTGGCCGGATCCTCGGGTCACAGCAAGAGCAGTATCGCCACGCTGTTCGGCAGCAAAGAGGCGCTTCAGCTCGCCACGATCGCCGCGGCCAGGGAGATCTTCATCGACCGGATCATCACTCCGGCACGCGAAGAACCGCGCGGATTACCGCGTCTCGTCGCCCTGCTGCGTGGCGCGATGGCCTACTCCCGCGATCGGGTCTTCCCTGGCGGATGCTTCTTCGCAGCAACGGCTGCCGATGTCGATTCCAAGCCGGGAGCGGTGAGCGACGCTGTGCGTGCCGCGTCAACCGACTGGTACAACTACATCGAGGCGCAGGTCCGTTTCGCCGCCGATGCCGGCGAGCTGGCGATCGATGAGGTGGGTGCAGAGGTGCTCGCGTTCCATCTGATCGCTCTGTACGAGGAGTCCAACTCGCGCTCGCTGCTCATGGATGACGACCGTCCGTACGTGCTGGCAGCAGCAGCGATGACGGAACGACTCATCGCTGCCGGCGCCGCGAGAGATCTGGTCGTCGCACTCGAGAAATGA
- a CDS encoding alpha/beta hydrolase family protein yields the protein MSASVTALRHSIRLSAAISTTIAARLALSAFFRPGPKIAVHERDAATDLAGHREYLRMRGQDIATYRWGTGPRTVLLLHGWQGRASQLAPLVRELVSSGYRVVSFDAPAHGASDGRRADVTDWLDASAELSRRYGGFEAIIGHCFGGLAGLTLARDDASIRSVAVIASAASPTAFLQEFSTMLELDDATRSEFERLFYARLDDTPATAIAHYDAVARPLPHATELLVIHDREDRRMPDAGSLRLHDGHRGRSRLIRTSGLGHARLLSDDAVLDAVVAMTNGGVDAVDGLEVSAQIGSAR from the coding sequence ATGTCTGCATCAGTGACCGCTCTGCGTCACAGCATCCGTCTCTCCGCCGCGATCTCGACGACGATCGCGGCTCGACTCGCCCTCAGTGCGTTCTTCCGACCGGGTCCGAAGATTGCGGTGCACGAAAGGGATGCGGCGACCGATCTGGCCGGTCATCGTGAGTATCTGCGGATGCGAGGCCAGGACATCGCGACGTATCGATGGGGTACGGGACCGCGCACGGTGCTGCTGCTGCACGGATGGCAGGGGCGGGCCTCGCAGCTCGCACCGCTCGTCCGCGAACTGGTCTCGTCGGGGTACCGGGTGGTGTCGTTCGACGCGCCCGCGCACGGCGCCTCAGACGGTCGACGCGCCGACGTCACCGACTGGCTCGACGCGAGCGCCGAGCTCTCGCGCCGCTACGGCGGCTTCGAGGCCATCATCGGACACTGCTTCGGCGGTCTCGCCGGCCTGACCCTCGCGCGGGATGACGCGTCGATCCGATCGGTCGCGGTGATCGCCAGCGCGGCGAGCCCCACGGCCTTCCTGCAGGAGTTCAGCACGATGCTCGAACTCGACGACGCGACACGTTCGGAATTCGAGCGGCTCTTCTACGCACGGCTGGACGACACCCCCGCCACGGCGATCGCGCACTATGACGCCGTCGCTCGCCCACTTCCGCACGCGACGGAGCTCCTCGTCATCCACGATCGGGAAGATCGCCGGATGCCGGATGCCGGATCTCTTCGCCTTCACGACGGGCACCGCGGACGGTCACGGCTCATCCGTACATCCGGGCTCGGGCATGCCAGGCTGCTCTCGGACGACGCCGTGCTCGATGCGGTCGTCGCGATGACGAACGGCGGCGTGGATGCCGTCGATGGTCTGGAGGTATCGGCTCAGATCGGCAGCGCGAGGTAG